In the Clostridium sporogenes genome, one interval contains:
- a CDS encoding ABC transporter permease, translating into MNKKSYRIWIMIFAIIILSSVFAPIITKFNPYEVELTKVLIGPNKVHIMGTDSMGRDVFSRILYGGRVSLSVALLSVLISTIVGTLYGVISGYFGGKTDSIMMRILDTFLAIPTLVIMLALQSIIRGGIVSMIIIMGLTGWLQTARIVRSQVMSIKNKNYVKAAKVLGTPIYKIMINHLLRNSLPAILVISVLNCAQAVFTEVSMSFLGIGVPQGMPSWGSMLSCAQNDILSGAWWIAFYPGIFTVISMLSINFIGEGIKKKLAVY; encoded by the coding sequence ATGAATAAAAAATCTTATAGAATATGGATTATGATTTTTGCAATAATAATATTAAGTTCTGTTTTTGCACCCATAATAACTAAGTTTAATCCTTATGAAGTGGAACTTACAAAGGTGCTTATTGGACCTAATAAAGTGCATATAATGGGTACGGATAGCATGGGAAGAGATGTATTTTCAAGAATATTGTATGGAGGAAGAGTCTCTTTAAGTGTAGCTTTATTATCTGTATTAATATCTACGATTGTAGGAACTTTATATGGTGTCATAAGTGGATATTTTGGTGGAAAAACAGATAGTATTATGATGAGGATATTGGATACATTTTTAGCCATTCCCACATTAGTAATAATGCTTGCTCTTCAATCCATTATAAGAGGTGGTATAGTAAGTATGATTATAATAATGGGACTTACAGGGTGGCTTCAAACTGCAAGAATAGTAAGATCTCAAGTAATGAGTATAAAAAATAAAAATTATGTTAAGGCAGCAAAAGTGCTTGGAACTCCAATCTATAAAATTATGATAAATCATCTTCTAAGAAATAGTTTACCAGCTATATTAGTTATATCCGTTTTAAATTGTGCTCAGGCGGTTTTTACAGAAGTTTCTATGAGTTTTTTAGGTATAGGAGTGCCACAAGGAATGCCTTCTTGGGGAAGTATGCTAAGTTGTGCTCAAAATGATATATTATCAGGTGCTTGGTGGATAGCTTTCTACCCAGGTATATTTACAGTAATATCCATGCTTAGTATAAATTTTATAGGAGAAGGTATTAAGAAAAAATTAGCTGTTTATTAA